GCCCAGGCCGCCGAGAGATCGGATTACACGGAAGAGGTCGTGCGTCTGAACGCTCACGTCGAGCACGCGCGACGGTGCCTCGAGGAGGACGCGCCGGTCGGGAAGCGCCTCAACTTCCTGGTGCAGGAGATGCATCGCGAGGCCAACACGATCGGCTCGAAGACCTCGGACGTCGATGTCGCGGGATCGGCCCTCTCGCTCAAGGAGGAGATCGAGAAGCTCCGGGAGCAGGTGCAGAATGTCGAGTAGGAAGGTCGAGAGGCCCGGCGGGGGCGCCGGGCTCCTCAACATCGGTTTCGGCAATGTCGTGGCGGCCGAGCGGGTCGTGGCGGTCGTCACCCCGGGGTCGGCTCCGGTCAAGCGGATGAAGGACAGCGCGAAGGCCTCGGGGAGGCTCGTCGACGCGACGCAGGGACGAAGAACCCGCGCGGTCATCGTCACCGACTCCGATCATGTCATCCTCTCGGCCGTCGGCGTCGAGACCATCACGCAGCGCCTCGAGGGCCGTGACGAGGCCGCGGAGTCCTGAACGGAAGGGGAGTGACCTGTGGTCGAGGGCACGCCCGACCGCCGGGGGTTCCCGATCGTCGTGTCGGGTCCCTCAGGGGTCGGCAAGACGACGATCGTACAGCAGGTCCTCGAGAGCGACCCCCAGGTCACGTACTCGGTCTCGGTGACGACCCGTCCCCCGAGACGGGGAGAGACGTCCGGCGACCACTACGAGTTCGTCGACGACCAGGTCTTCGACGAACTCGTGGAGGACGGCGCACTGGCGGAGTGGGCGGAGGTGCACGGGTACCGCTACGGGACGCGGGCCTCAGTTATCAGCGAGGGCCTCGATCTGGGGGCGGACGTCATCATGGACCTGGACGTCCAGGGCGGTATGTCGATCAAGCGGCTCTTCCCCGAGGCGCTTCTGATCTTCATCGAACCCCCGTCGAGGGAGGAGCTCGAGGAGAGGCTTCGCGGAAGGGCGACCGACGACGAGGAGGTCATCGCGCAGCGTCTCGCGAACGCGATCGGCGAGCTCGAGTGGAGCTCGAAGTACGATGAACAGGTGACGAACAACGACCTCGACGAGACGGTCGAGACGGTGCTCGAGAAGATCGCAGAACGACGCGCCCGTCCGGACGGGGCGGACTGAGCGGACACCGGGACGCGCCTCGCGGCGCTCCCCACGAGGAGGAGAACGTGAAGCAGCTCAAGAAGGAAGACCTCCTGAAGTACGCCGAGAACGAGTATCTTGGAGCGATCCTCGCGGCGAAGGTCGCGCGTCGCCTGCACAACATGGATCCGGAGGACAGGCCGGACCCCGACGAGAAGATCACCTCGCTCGCCCTCGAGCTCATAACCGACGGAGAGGTCGAGTATGAGTTCCGCGAAGAGGAAGAGGACGAGAAGGGCGATGAGTAGTCGACCTCGCGGACCGCTCTCCGGTCGGACCGTCGTCCTGGGCGTGACCGGGAGCATCGCGGCGTTCAAGGCGCCGTCCGTCGTGACGGGCCTCTCCGCGCTGGGGGCGAACGTTGTCGTGGCGATGACCGCGAACGCGACGCGCTTCGTCCAGCCGCTGACGTTCGAGACGCTGTCCGGCAATGAGGTCATCACCGACATGTGGCCCGAGCGGCGTGCCGGCACGACGCCAGCCGAGGATGCCCTCGAAGGCGACGACCATCTGACACACATCCACCTGGCCGAGGCCGCCGATCTCGTCATCGTGGCCCCCGCGTCGGCGAACATCATCGGCAAGATGGCCGGCGGCATCGCGGACGACTTCCTCTCCACGGAGCTCCTGGCGATGACGTGTCCCGTGATCGTCGCGCCCGCGATGAACGTCAACATGCTGGACTCCGATGCCGTCGAGGAGAACGTCTCGATCCTCCGTTCGCGCGGGGTTCACATCGTGGAGTCGGAGTCTGGGCGGCTCGCCAGCGGCGCGTCGGGACGGGGGAGGCTCGCCGAGACGTCCGTGATCATCGAGCTGGCGAAGCGCCTTCTGCTTCCGCCGCAGGACCTCGCAGGCCGCCGTGTGCTCGTCACGGCGGGGCCGACGGAGGAGCCGATCGACCCGGTGCGGCACGTGGGCAACGCGTCGACGGGCTCGATGGGCTTCGCCGTCGCTGAGCGTGCGCTCCGTCACGGGGCCGAGGTGGTGCTGGTCTCGGGCAGGACCTCGCTCGTTCCGCCGGAGGGCGTCGCGTTCGTCCCGGTGCGGACGACGCGCGAAATGTACGAGGCCGTCATGGAACGTCTCGACTCGATCGACCTGCTCGTCATGGCCGCCGCGCCGTCCGACTACCGGCCGGTCGACGTCTCGGAGAGGAAGATCAAGAAGGGCGCGGAGAGCGTGACGATCGAGTTCGAGGCGACCGAGGACATCCTGGCCGAGGCCGGTTCGAGGAAGAGGTCCGGTCAGGGGCTCGTCGGGTTCGCCCTCGAGACGGAGAACGAAGAGGAGTACGGCCGAGCGAAGCTCGAGGAGAAGAACCTGGACCTCATCGTTGTGAACAACCCGCTCGTCGAAGGGGCGGGGTTCGGCACCGAGACCAACGTCGCTACGCTGATCGGTCGAACCGGAGCGATCGAGAAGACCGGCACGATGTCGAAGAGCGACCTGGCCGCTGTCATCCTCCGGAGAGCGATCGATGAGCTGGGCTGGGGGCGCGATGAGTGACCGCGATCCGAGAGAGCTGGCGGCCGCGTTCTTCCGCGGACTGAAGGAGACGGGCGAGACGGAGCTCTGTCTCTCCGAGGAGGCCGTGAGCGTCGTCAGGGAGGGCCCGTCCTGCGCCGTGTCGCGTCGCGTCGAACGGGTGGCAGCCCCGACAAGGACGAAGAGTGAGACGGAGTCGCCCGGGGAGGCTTCAGAGAGCAGGCCCGCCGGGGCGGATCAGCCGACCGGGGCCGCGTCGCCCGACGAGGCCCGCAGACGCCGCGCGAGGGCGCTCGACGCCGAGGCCGCCGCCGATGCGATTCCCGATCCCGAGATCGTCGAGGCCCAGATCGTCCTGGCGGCCGCCGGGGCGGCGCCCGATATGTTCTCGGAAACGTCGGGTCTGGACGCCGCATCGTCGCTCGATGAGGTCGCGGCCCTCGCCGGCGCGTGCGAGCGGTGCGAACTCGCGAGAGGACGGAACAACGTTGTCTTCGGAACGGGGAACACGAACGCCAGGTTGATGTTCGTCGGGGAAGCGCCGGGCAAGGACGAGGACCTGTCGGGCGTGCCGTTCGTCGGACGGGCCGGCAAGCTGCTCGACAAGATCCTCGAGAGCGCCGCCATCGAGCGGGACGACGTCTACATCGCGAACATCATCAAGTGCCGGCCGCCGGGGAACAGGACGCCGCTCTCGAATGAGATCGAGTCGTGCCTGCCGTACCTGGCCAGGCAGTATGAGTTCATCAAACCCCGAATCATCTGCACGCTCGGCCTGCCGGCCACGCAGACGCTTCTGGGAATGCGGGGTTCGATGGGCAGTCTGAGGGGGAAGATCTACCGCTCAGGGGACATCCGTGTGATCCCGACGTACCATCCGGCCGCCGCGCTCAGGGACCCGAAGTACAAGCGGCCCATCTGGCAGGACTTTCTCCTCATCAAGCGTGAGTACGAGAGGGACTGACCGACACACCGGAGGACATGTGGGGCGAAGGGAACTGATCTCCTATTGCGGGCTCTACTGCGATCTGTGCGACTCGAGATCGCGCATTCCCGCCAGAGCGTCCGCGCTTCTGGACGCGCTGGTCGCCGCGGGACACGAGCACGGCGCCGCCGACCGACCCGGCTTCGAGGAGTTCTGGAGCTATCTGGCGGGACTCGTCGAGGCCGACGGCGTCTGTCGGGGCTGTCGGGAGATGGGCGAAGCGCTCGGGTGCGAGATCTCACGCTGCGCCCGGGAGCGCGACATCGAGATCTGCGTCTTCTGTGACGACTACCCTTGCACACGCATCGGTGAGATGCTCTCGCAGTTCCCGACCCTGAAGGCCGAGCACGAACGGCTGAGGGAACTCGGGGTCGAGGCGTGGCTCGAGGAGCAGGACGAACGCGTGGCGAGAGGTCTCTGCTACTCGGAAATCTGCACGGCGGACCGCGACTGACGGCGCGGCGGGGCACCGGCCCCGCGCGCGGAAGCGTCGCGCGAAGTCCATACAGGCGGCGACCTGAGGAGGCACGGCATGGCCAGCGAGGTTCGCGGTAAGCTCGAGGTGGCCGGCATCATGGGACCGGTCTGGATCATCGGGTGGCTCTTCACGATCGGGTTCGTCGAGCTCTCGTTCGGGAAGGCGGTCTTCGCGCTGCTCGTGTGGCCGTACTTCCTGGGCTCGGCGCTGACCTAGTCCGCGGCGCGGCTTCCGCGCGTCGCCGGTGAGACGGAGGTACCGTGTCCTTCCCGTACGACATGCTCGTGCACGGCGTCTCGATCGTCTGCGCCCGGCAGGGCGAAGCGATGCGGGGACTCGCCGTGGCGTGGGCGTCGCAGGCAGGCACGGACCATGTGGTACTCTCCATAGGGTCTCAGAGCGCGACGCGCGAGTTCATTCTCGACTCCGGTGCGTTCGGAATGAGCATCCTGGCGAGCGACCAGCTCGAGCTCGCGCGACGCTTCGGGGCGTTGTCGAGCCGTGAGACCGACAAGCTGGCCGGCGTGCAGTGGCACGCGGGCGAGACCGGTGCCCCTCTGCTCGACCGATGTCTCGCGACGATCGACTGCCGCGTCGCGCAGGTGCACGATCTGGGTGACCTCAAGTTGATCGTCGGCAGGGTCGTCGGCTACGAACGCCGCAGCGAAGGCAGACCTCTGCTGTTCCGCGGGGAGGACTACTGAGGATGAAGATCGGGACCAGGGTCGGAGGCTGGCTCGCCGCGCTGGCCGCCTCGGCGTTCCTGATGGCGTCCGTCGTCCCCTGGATGACGGTCGCCGCGGGCGGCGCCGGGCCCCAGGAGGTCTTCGCCGCCTTCGGTCTGACGGCCGCCGGTCTCATCTGGGTGTTCGTGAGCGCGTTCTGCTTCAGGCGCTCAGGTTGCGCGAACGACTGACAACGTAGATGGGGGGACAGCGTGAAGGTCTGCATTCCGATCGAGGGAGGGAAGGACCTCTCCGCCAGGGTCTGCGCGCACTTCGGAGCGGCTCCGGCGTATCTGATCCACGACACTGACTCGGGCACGTCGACGCTGGTCGAGGGCACCGAGGGTGAGCATGAGCACGGCGGCTGCAGGCCGCTCGACAATCTGCAGGTCGGAACGCTGGACGCGATGATCGTCGGGGGCATCGGCCCCAGGGCCGTCGCGAAGCTGGGTGAGGCCGGCGTGCGTGTCTATCGGGCGTCCGGCGCGACGGCGAAGGAGAACGTCGATGCGCTCGGCCGTGGGGAGCTCCACGAGGTGACGTCCGACGAGACCTGCTCGCACAGCGAGCACGGCTGCGCCGACTGAGGGGATAACCGGGAGAACGACCATGAGCACCGCGGAGAAGACGATGCGCGCCGCAACGGCCGCGACGGTCGACAGACTTCCGCCCCAGGCCAACGAGGCCGAGCTCGCCGTGCTGGGAGCCATGCTGCTCGACCAGTCGGCCATCGGCGTCGCGTCCGAGCTCCTCGATGCGAGCTCGTTCCATCGCGAGGCGCACCGCAAGATCTTCCGCTCGATGATCGACCTCTTTTCGCGCGACGAGGCGGTCGATCTCGTGACGCTGACACAGGAACTCAAGCGCACCAAGGAACTCGACGATGTCGGCGGGGCGGCCTATCTGTCCGAGATCCTCGGAAGCGTCGCGACGGCGGCCAACATCCGATACCATGCGAAGATCGTTCTCGAGAAGGCCGTCCTCCGCAGGCTCATCGGCGTCGCCACCGAGGTCATCCAGGAGGCCTACGACGCCTCGGGTGAGGCGTCCGACATCCTCGACCGCGCCGAGCACATGATCTTCGAGATCGCACAATCGCGCGTGCGGCGCGACTTCTCGCCGATGCGCGAGATCCTCAAGCACAGCTTCGAGGTCATCCAGGAGCTCTACGACAAGAAGCAGCACGTCACCGGCGTGCCGTCGGGCTTCGTCGATCTCGACAAGATGACGTCGGGGTTCCAGAGGTCCGACCTC
This genomic window from Candidatus Effluviviaceae Genus V sp. contains:
- a CDS encoding DUF370 domain-containing protein, whose protein sequence is MSSRKVERPGGGAGLLNIGFGNVVAAERVVAVVTPGSAPVKRMKDSAKASGRLVDATQGRRTRAVIVTDSDHVILSAVGVETITQRLEGRDEAAES
- a CDS encoding uracil-DNA glycosylase, which gives rise to MFSETSGLDAASSLDEVAALAGACERCELARGRNNVVFGTGNTNARLMFVGEAPGKDEDLSGVPFVGRAGKLLDKILESAAIERDDVYIANIIKCRPPGNRTPLSNEIESCLPYLARQYEFIKPRIICTLGLPATQTLLGMRGSMGSLRGKIYRSGDIRVIPTYHPAAALRDPKYKRPIWQDFLLIKREYERD
- a CDS encoding DUF3795 domain-containing protein, with the protein product MRPPRSGTRSTSGPSGRTFSSSSVSTRGTDRHTGGHVGRRELISYCGLYCDLCDSRSRIPARASALLDALVAAGHEHGAADRPGFEEFWSYLAGLVEADGVCRGCREMGEALGCEISRCARERDIEICVFCDDYPCTRIGEMLSQFPTLKAEHERLRELGVEAWLEEQDERVARGLCYSEICTADRD
- the coaBC gene encoding bifunctional phosphopantothenoylcysteine decarboxylase/phosphopantothenate--cysteine ligase CoaBC, with amino-acid sequence MSSRPRGPLSGRTVVLGVTGSIAAFKAPSVVTGLSALGANVVVAMTANATRFVQPLTFETLSGNEVITDMWPERRAGTTPAEDALEGDDHLTHIHLAEAADLVIVAPASANIIGKMAGGIADDFLSTELLAMTCPVIVAPAMNVNMLDSDAVEENVSILRSRGVHIVESESGRLASGASGRGRLAETSVIIELAKRLLLPPQDLAGRRVLVTAGPTEEPIDPVRHVGNASTGSMGFAVAERALRHGAEVVLVSGRTSLVPPEGVAFVPVRTTREMYEAVMERLDSIDLLVMAAAPSDYRPVDVSERKIKKGAESVTIEFEATEDILAEAGSRKRSGQGLVGFALETENEEEYGRAKLEEKNLDLIVVNNPLVEGAGFGTETNVATLIGRTGAIEKTGTMSKSDLAAVILRRAIDELGWGRDE
- a CDS encoding diguanylate cyclase, whose amino-acid sequence is MKVCIPIEGGKDLSARVCAHFGAAPAYLIHDTDSGTSTLVEGTEGEHEHGGCRPLDNLQVGTLDAMIVGGIGPRAVAKLGEAGVRVYRASGATAKENVDALGRGELHEVTSDETCSHSEHGCAD
- a CDS encoding guanylate kinase, yielding MVEGTPDRRGFPIVVSGPSGVGKTTIVQQVLESDPQVTYSVSVTTRPPRRGETSGDHYEFVDDQVFDELVEDGALAEWAEVHGYRYGTRASVISEGLDLGADVIMDLDVQGGMSIKRLFPEALLIFIEPPSREELEERLRGRATDDEEVIAQRLANAIGELEWSSKYDEQVTNNDLDETVETVLEKIAERRARPDGAD